A window of the Bradyrhizobium ottawaense genome harbors these coding sequences:
- a CDS encoding SDR family NAD(P)-dependent oxidoreductase, which yields MYKGFDLSDKVAALTGSTAGMGFAIARGLAQCGAKIVVSSNAQEDTDQAAHALSKEGFDVAGVRCDITDRRDIGQFGAEAKRAFGKVDILFCVAVGPVPVGPVQEIDQDALDRLLISTVSNNLALARQFLPEMAQRRDGSIVMMSSIASRHPSPILGGYGAAKAALNGIVRSIAVEWGASNVRANAIAPSFVRTAFSKDFWGDPEREKALIARTPAGRIAEAEEVVGAAILLASPAGAYISGQVLLIDGARSVT from the coding sequence ATGTACAAAGGGTTCGATCTGTCCGACAAAGTTGCCGCCCTCACCGGCTCGACCGCGGGAATGGGCTTCGCAATTGCGCGAGGTCTCGCTCAGTGTGGCGCCAAAATCGTGGTGTCAAGCAACGCGCAGGAAGACACTGATCAAGCCGCGCATGCGCTGTCTAAGGAGGGCTTCGACGTCGCGGGCGTGCGGTGCGATATCACCGATAGACGGGATATCGGGCAGTTCGGCGCGGAAGCGAAACGAGCGTTCGGCAAGGTGGACATCCTGTTCTGCGTTGCGGTCGGCCCCGTGCCCGTCGGGCCTGTACAGGAAATCGATCAGGATGCGCTGGATAGGCTGCTGATCTCTACGGTCAGCAACAATCTCGCACTTGCCCGACAGTTCCTGCCGGAGATGGCGCAACGCCGCGACGGGAGCATCGTAATGATGTCGAGCATCGCATCGCGACATCCGAGCCCGATCTTGGGTGGATACGGCGCCGCGAAGGCCGCCTTGAACGGGATCGTTCGCAGCATCGCAGTCGAGTGGGGGGCCTCGAACGTCAGGGCGAACGCGATCGCGCCATCGTTCGTTCGAACCGCCTTCTCCAAGGATTTTTGGGGCGATCCGGAGCGGGAGAAAGCACTAATCGCTAGAACGCCGGCGGGTCGCATCGCCGAGGCCGAGGAAGTCGTGGGCGCCGCGATCCTGCTTGCTTCTCCCGCGGGCGCATACATCTCGGGCCAGGTCTTGCTCATTGACGGAGCCCGCTCCGTCACCTGA
- a CDS encoding zinc-dependent alcohol dehydrogenase family protein, producing MSRSVRFHEFGGPEVLKIEDVVVPDPSPKEVRLRIKAIGLNRSEVLTRSGRAATKATLPAQLGLEAAGAIEALGSDVDGLAVGDRVAVIPGEIARGYYGEVALAPARTLVKIPHNQSWQDAAATWMAFATAWTGLIDIARLSAGRTVLITAASSSTGLAAIQIARKVGATPVALTRTSAKAAALFEAGAAQIIATEEQDLVAEVARLTVGKGANVVFDAVGGPTFEKLTEATAIGGLLIVYGRLSPEATPLPLAQVLWKDLTVRGFGLPTTVARDEKLAAPKKFIGEGFASGELRPIIAKPFPLDEIVAAHRYIEAGAQFGKVVVTV from the coding sequence GTGTCACGCAGCGTTCGATTTCACGAGTTCGGCGGTCCGGAGGTCCTCAAGATCGAAGATGTGGTCGTGCCCGATCCCAGCCCAAAGGAAGTCCGCTTGCGGATAAAAGCTATCGGCCTGAATCGGAGCGAGGTTCTGACCCGGTCCGGCAGAGCCGCAACCAAGGCAACTCTACCCGCGCAACTTGGCTTAGAGGCGGCGGGCGCAATCGAAGCATTGGGATCGGATGTGGACGGTCTTGCGGTCGGCGACAGGGTGGCAGTCATCCCAGGTGAGATCGCTCGTGGCTACTATGGTGAGGTTGCCCTGGCTCCGGCCAGGACGCTTGTCAAAATACCGCACAATCAGAGTTGGCAGGACGCGGCGGCGACTTGGATGGCGTTCGCTACTGCCTGGACCGGGCTGATCGACATCGCCCGCCTCTCAGCGGGTCGGACGGTATTGATAACGGCGGCATCGAGCAGCACCGGTCTTGCCGCGATCCAAATCGCACGCAAGGTGGGCGCGACCCCGGTTGCCCTGACCCGGACCTCCGCGAAGGCGGCGGCACTATTCGAGGCGGGAGCCGCCCAAATAATTGCCACCGAGGAGCAGGACCTCGTTGCGGAAGTGGCCCGCTTGACCGTTGGCAAGGGCGCAAATGTGGTGTTCGACGCAGTGGGTGGGCCAACCTTCGAGAAACTTACCGAGGCGACGGCGATCGGGGGTTTGCTGATCGTGTACGGTCGACTCAGTCCCGAGGCTACCCCGCTGCCGCTCGCACAGGTCTTGTGGAAGGATTTGACGGTCCGAGGATTCGGTCTCCCGACCACGGTCGCCCGCGACGAAAAGCTTGCGGCGCCCAAAAAGTTCATCGGCGAAGGGTTCGCGTCTGGCGAGTTGCGGCCGATCATCGCAAAACCTTTTCCGCTCGATGAGATCGTTGCCGCCCATCGCTATATCGAAGCCGGAGCCCAGTTCGGAAAAGTGGTCGTTACCGTTTGA
- a CDS encoding enoyl-CoA hydratase-related protein produces the protein MTSPNTTTDYKFFRVQDEGRIRIVTLNRPEAMNALHSEAHEELETMWDEFAANDELWIAIITGAGSAFSAGNDLKAVASGKRTDYGHSGFAGITHRFDLDKPLIAAVNGIAMGGGFEIALACDIIVAAENAIFALSEPRVGRIARAGGVHRLPRVIPQKLALGMILTGRRVSAAEGKELGFVNEVVPAGEALAGAKRWANLILECSPMAVRASKQSLFKGLMEPGLEIAMRKVYPAQHKNEESKDYVEGPRAFAEKRKPLWQNK, from the coding sequence ATGACATCGCCGAATACGACGACTGACTACAAATTCTTCAGGGTCCAGGATGAAGGCAGGATCCGGATCGTGACCCTCAACCGTCCCGAGGCTATGAACGCTCTTCATAGCGAAGCGCATGAAGAGCTGGAAACAATGTGGGATGAATTCGCGGCCAATGATGAGCTTTGGATAGCCATTATCACGGGCGCCGGCAGCGCATTTTCGGCGGGTAACGATCTAAAGGCGGTGGCCTCCGGAAAGCGCACGGATTATGGGCACTCCGGCTTCGCAGGAATCACGCATCGGTTCGATCTCGACAAACCCCTGATTGCTGCAGTGAATGGGATCGCGATGGGGGGCGGATTTGAGATCGCATTGGCTTGCGACATCATCGTCGCTGCCGAGAATGCCATCTTTGCTCTTAGTGAACCGCGGGTTGGCCGTATTGCCAGGGCGGGAGGTGTTCACCGTCTGCCGCGCGTTATCCCGCAGAAGCTGGCTTTGGGGATGATCCTCACGGGCCGTCGTGTTTCGGCGGCCGAGGGTAAGGAATTGGGTTTCGTTAACGAGGTGGTTCCGGCGGGTGAAGCGCTGGCAGGAGCCAAGCGTTGGGCGAATTTGATCCTGGAGTGCTCTCCGATGGCAGTCAGAGCTTCGAAGCAATCCCTCTTCAAAGGTCTGATGGAGCCAGGTTTGGAGATTGCGATGCGCAAGGTCTATCCCGCCCAACACAAAAACGAAGAGAGCAAGGACTATGTCGAGGGGCCGCGGGCGTTCGCTGAAAAGCGAAAGCCACTCTGGCAGAACAAATGA
- a CDS encoding SDR family NAD(P)-dependent oxidoreductase → MLPQLPNFLLESEIAVVTGGGSGIGRAVALAFAAAGAQVVVLDAHEAAASQVAEELGVYGEAVVADVREAEAIERAFADVALRYGHIDVLFNNAGINRRHPSLELPLDDWNAVVAVNMTGMFICARTAVRHMVPGGRIVNTASMLGLSGGWYPNIAYQATKGAVVNMTRSWAIEWAPLQIRVNAVAPGLVRTPFIAALTDQRDLVAKFEKLTPLGRLAEVDDITGPVLFLASPASAMVTGHILVVDGGMLAQ, encoded by the coding sequence ATGCTTCCCCAACTTCCGAATTTTCTGCTCGAAAGCGAGATTGCGGTCGTAACCGGCGGCGGCAGCGGCATCGGTCGAGCGGTCGCTCTTGCCTTCGCTGCAGCCGGCGCACAGGTAGTGGTTCTCGACGCCCATGAGGCAGCCGCATCTCAAGTCGCAGAAGAACTCGGGGTCTACGGGGAAGCGGTCGTCGCAGACGTGAGGGAGGCGGAGGCGATCGAACGGGCTTTCGCTGACGTAGCGCTTCGATACGGTCATATCGACGTCCTGTTCAACAATGCCGGCATAAACCGTCGTCATCCGTCCCTCGAATTGCCCCTGGACGACTGGAATGCCGTGGTAGCCGTCAACATGACGGGCATGTTCATCTGTGCCCGGACGGCGGTTCGGCACATGGTGCCCGGGGGTCGGATCGTCAACACGGCCTCGATGCTGGGATTGTCAGGTGGTTGGTACCCTAACATCGCTTACCAAGCTACCAAGGGCGCCGTGGTGAACATGACCCGATCATGGGCGATCGAGTGGGCCCCTCTCCAGATCCGCGTCAATGCCGTGGCTCCCGGTCTTGTGCGGACGCCGTTCATCGCCGCGCTCACCGATCAACGGGATCTCGTCGCCAAGTTCGAGAAACTGACGCCCCTCGGCCGGCTCGCGGAAGTGGACGACATTACGGGGCCGGTTCTCTTCCTGGCGAGCCCGGCCTCCGCAATGGTCACGGGCCACATTCTAGTGGTCGACGGAGGGATGCTTGCTCAATAA
- a CDS encoding DUF1330 domain-containing protein, translating to MSAYVIVEASVRDKAARDRYSSLAVPTLHKFNGEVLTVGPWQVLSGEPAFENGMVIRFPDKAMALDWYRSPDYQALLELRDAALDCRFRVVG from the coding sequence ATGAGCGCCTACGTGATCGTCGAAGCAAGCGTCCGCGACAAGGCGGCGCGCGACCGCTACAGTTCTCTGGCCGTACCGACCTTGCACAAATTCAATGGCGAAGTCCTCACCGTCGGGCCTTGGCAAGTGCTTTCCGGCGAACCGGCATTCGAGAATGGCATGGTCATTCGTTTTCCGGACAAAGCGATGGCGCTCGATTGGTATCGTTCTCCCGATTATCAAGCTCTCCTCGAGCTTCGCGACGCGGCGCTCGACTGTCGTTTTAGAGTCGTCGGCTAA
- a CDS encoding DUF485 domain-containing protein yields the protein MLQLTPNRAHEIITDPRFRNLASARAKLRWSLSIVTLIMFFGFIALISTAKSALGAAVAGSAIPLGLLLAVSMIVAVVLLTGFYVYRSNSRFDELARVLNREFGQ from the coding sequence ATGCTGCAGCTCACGCCGAACCGCGCACACGAAATCATCACAGATCCGAGGTTCCGGAATCTCGCTTCGGCGCGGGCCAAACTCCGCTGGAGCCTTTCGATCGTGACGCTGATCATGTTCTTCGGCTTCATCGCGCTGATCTCGACCGCGAAGAGTGCGCTTGGTGCGGCCGTTGCCGGGAGCGCCATCCCGCTCGGGCTTCTTTTGGCGGTGTCCATGATCGTTGCGGTCGTCCTCCTGACGGGATTTTACGTATACCGGTCCAATTCACGCTTCGATGAGCTTGCGCGCGTCCTCAACCGGGAGTTCGGCCAATGA
- a CDS encoding acyl-CoA dehydrogenase, producing MSTRPETAILRSLANFPWDDPLLLDEQLTEDERMIRDTARAYAQDKLLPRISAAYLEEKTDREIFNEMGELGLIGITLPEDYGCASASYVAYGLVAREIERVDSGYRSMNSVQSSLVMYPIYAYGDDGQRKKYLPKLATGEWVGCFGLTEPDAGSDPGGMKTRAEKVSDGYKLTGSKMWISNAPIADVFVVWAKSAAHDNQIRGFILEKGLKGLSAPKIGGKLSLRSSITGEIVMDGVVVPESALLPNVSGLKGPFGCLNRARYGISWGVMGAAEDCMHRARRYTLDRKQFNRPLAATQLVQKKLADMQTEIALGLQASLRVGRLLDEGKMTPEMISIVKRNNCGKALDIARMARDMHGGNGIQIEYHVMRHTANLETVNTYEGTHDVHALILGRSITGIQAFA from the coding sequence ATGAGCACGCGTCCCGAAACCGCAATCTTGCGGTCACTAGCGAATTTCCCGTGGGACGATCCACTGCTGCTCGACGAACAGTTGACCGAGGACGAGCGCATGATCCGCGATACCGCGCGCGCCTACGCGCAGGACAAGCTGCTGCCGCGCATCAGTGCCGCTTACCTCGAGGAGAAGACGGACCGTGAGATATTCAACGAGATGGGCGAGCTCGGCCTGATCGGTATCACGCTGCCGGAAGACTACGGCTGCGCCAGTGCGAGCTACGTCGCCTATGGCCTGGTGGCACGCGAGATCGAGCGCGTCGATTCCGGCTATCGCTCGATGAATTCGGTGCAGTCCTCGCTGGTGATGTATCCGATCTACGCCTATGGCGACGACGGCCAGCGCAAGAAATATCTGCCGAAGCTGGCGACCGGCGAATGGGTCGGCTGCTTCGGCCTGACCGAGCCCGACGCTGGCTCCGATCCCGGTGGTATGAAGACCCGCGCCGAGAAGGTGTCGGATGGCTACAAATTGACCGGCAGCAAGATGTGGATTTCGAACGCGCCGATCGCCGATGTGTTCGTGGTCTGGGCGAAGTCCGCCGCGCATGACAACCAGATCCGCGGCTTCATTCTGGAAAAGGGCTTGAAGGGCCTGTCGGCGCCGAAGATCGGCGGCAAGCTTTCGCTGCGTTCCTCGATCACCGGCGAGATCGTGATGGATGGGGTGGTGGTACCGGAGAGCGCGCTGTTACCCAACGTGTCCGGTTTGAAGGGGCCGTTCGGCTGCCTCAACCGCGCCCGCTACGGCATCTCCTGGGGCGTGATGGGCGCCGCCGAGGATTGCATGCATCGCGCGCGGCGATACACGCTGGACCGCAAGCAGTTCAACCGGCCACTGGCGGCGACGCAACTGGTGCAGAAGAAACTCGCCGACATGCAGACCGAAATCGCGCTCGGCCTGCAAGCTTCCCTACGCGTCGGTCGCCTGTTGGACGAGGGCAAGATGACCCCGGAAATGATCTCGATCGTCAAACGCAACAATTGCGGCAAGGCTCTCGACATCGCCCGCATGGCGCGCGACATGCACGGCGGCAACGGCATCCAGATCGAGTATCATGTAATGCGCCACACCGCGAACCTGGAGACCGTCAACACTTACGAAGGCACGCACGACGTTCACGCCCTGATTCTCGGACGATCCATCACAGGCATTCAAGCGTTCGCCTAA
- a CDS encoding DUF302 domain-containing protein yields the protein MALASTNGSSGVSANEGIEVTSAPLAVEHIVIKTMKPYPEVKARIEKLGRFDEAMRAMLTKNDIEGLRAAAERIAGSDGLAIHYVALHGDLLALRGERRPLIAYYIGNILSASEMTKVNPAAGLYAPLRVVVYANEKGGTTMEYDRPTSMFGQFKSADIDAVAQSLDDRLLTFLKKAGT from the coding sequence ATGGCGCTTGCTTCAACCAATGGCTCTTCGGGCGTTTCGGCAAATGAAGGCATCGAGGTAACTTCCGCGCCGCTCGCCGTCGAACATATCGTCATCAAAACCATGAAGCCGTATCCGGAGGTCAAGGCGCGGATTGAGAAGCTCGGCCGCTTCGATGAAGCGATGCGCGCCATGCTGACAAAGAATGACATCGAAGGGCTACGTGCAGCCGCGGAGCGCATTGCGGGATCGGATGGCCTGGCGATCCACTACGTGGCGCTGCATGGCGATCTCCTCGCACTCAGGGGCGAGCGGCGTCCGCTGATCGCCTATTACATCGGCAACATTTTGTCGGCGTCCGAGATGACCAAGGTCAATCCGGCTGCGGGCCTCTATGCGCCGCTGCGGGTGGTGGTTTATGCCAACGAAAAGGGCGGCACAACCATGGAATATGACCGGCCGACCTCGATGTTCGGGCAGTTCAAAAGCGCTGACATCGATGCAGTGGCGCAATCGCTCGATGACCGGCTTCTCACCTTCCTGAAGAAAGCCGGCACGTAA
- the actP gene encoding cation/acetate symporter ActP: MRLLLVAQFVAFPMVASAEAASATSGRGSDWIAIGMFMAIVVATLIITYRSAGSTKSRADFYTAGHAITPLQNGLAIAGDFLSAAAFLGISALVYANGFDGFLYALGFLTGWPIVLFLMSERLRNLGSYTFADAAAFRLDRTPIRLVAAIGSLVVVLFYLVAQMIGAGKVIELLFGVNYLIAVTSVGVLMILYVTVGGMQATTWVQITKAALLLCGGTLLAFVVLWRFDFRFAELFSAASRIHPKGAAILSPGGLFAEPISAISLGLALVFGTAGLPHILMRFFTVKDAAAARKSVFYATSCVAYFCLIIPILGFGAVPILMSDPSYFHVDASGQFNKITDLIGGPNMASIHLAHAVGGPVLLGFISAVAFATILAVVAGLTLAGCSAIGHDIYGQVIAKGRGSDAREVWVSKVAAVCIGIVAVLLAYSFENQNVAFMAGLALSVAASCNFPVLAMAIFWRGTTTRGAVTGALAGLFCSVILVVISKTVWVAVFGFKSALFPYENPALFSMPLAFLFIWLFSVTDRSARAARERQAFDAQFVQSEIGITLAAEGRTLAEATP; encoded by the coding sequence ATGAGACTTTTATTGGTTGCACAGTTCGTGGCGTTTCCAATGGTGGCGTCCGCGGAGGCGGCTTCTGCGACGTCCGGTCGCGGTTCGGATTGGATCGCCATCGGCATGTTCATGGCGATTGTCGTCGCCACTCTCATCATTACCTATCGCTCGGCAGGCAGCACGAAATCGAGAGCGGATTTCTATACCGCTGGACACGCGATCACGCCGCTGCAGAACGGCCTCGCGATCGCCGGAGATTTTCTTTCGGCAGCTGCGTTTCTCGGGATTTCGGCGCTGGTCTATGCCAACGGCTTTGACGGGTTTCTCTATGCGCTCGGCTTTCTCACTGGCTGGCCGATCGTTCTATTCCTGATGTCGGAGCGCCTGCGCAATTTGGGCAGTTACACATTCGCCGATGCCGCGGCCTTCCGGCTCGACCGGACGCCGATCAGGCTGGTCGCCGCGATCGGAAGCCTCGTCGTCGTGCTGTTCTATCTGGTCGCGCAGATGATTGGCGCAGGCAAGGTCATCGAGCTCTTGTTCGGGGTCAACTATCTGATCGCTGTGACCAGCGTTGGCGTCCTGATGATTCTTTACGTCACGGTCGGCGGCATGCAGGCGACGACGTGGGTGCAGATCACCAAGGCGGCGTTGCTGTTGTGCGGTGGAACACTATTGGCCTTCGTTGTGCTCTGGCGCTTCGATTTCCGCTTCGCGGAGCTGTTTTCTGCGGCCAGCCGCATTCACCCAAAGGGTGCGGCGATCCTCTCGCCCGGAGGACTCTTCGCTGAGCCGATCTCGGCCATCTCGCTCGGCCTTGCACTGGTGTTCGGAACGGCGGGCCTTCCGCACATCCTGATGCGCTTCTTTACCGTGAAGGATGCCGCGGCTGCGCGCAAATCGGTTTTCTATGCGACGAGCTGCGTTGCCTACTTCTGTCTGATCATTCCGATACTGGGATTCGGCGCCGTGCCGATCTTGATGTCCGACCCAAGCTATTTCCATGTCGATGCTTCGGGGCAGTTCAACAAAATCACCGATCTGATTGGCGGGCCGAACATGGCGTCGATCCATCTTGCGCATGCGGTCGGCGGGCCGGTCCTGCTCGGCTTCATTTCGGCTGTCGCCTTTGCGACAATCCTGGCGGTCGTCGCCGGGTTGACGCTCGCCGGTTGCTCCGCGATCGGCCACGACATCTACGGCCAGGTGATCGCCAAGGGGCGGGGATCGGACGCACGCGAGGTCTGGGTCTCGAAGGTAGCTGCCGTCTGCATCGGTATCGTCGCGGTACTGCTGGCCTATTCCTTCGAAAACCAGAACGTGGCGTTCATGGCGGGGCTGGCGCTGTCGGTGGCTGCCAGTTGTAACTTTCCGGTGCTCGCAATGGCCATTTTCTGGCGCGGCACCACCACGCGCGGCGCCGTGACCGGTGCGCTGGCCGGGCTGTTTTGCTCTGTCATCCTTGTCGTAATCAGCAAGACGGTGTGGGTCGCGGTCTTCGGTTTCAAGTCAGCGCTATTCCCCTATGAAAATCCCGCGCTGTTCTCGATGCCGCTCGCGTTCCTTTTCATCTGGCTGTTCTCGGTCACGGATCGCAGCGCGCGCGCCGCCCGCGAACGCCAGGCGTTCGACGCGCAGTTCGTCCAGTCCGAGATCGGAATAACGCTCGCGGCGGAGGGCAGGACATTGGCGGAGGCGACGCCATGA
- a CDS encoding SMP-30/gluconolactonase/LRE family protein, producing MTGVEAPGTCGHHDGGEFSPVKVRTVATWPASTFVENLAIDSTGAVFVSLYSHNRIDRYDPATERIAPFADLPAPPMGLAFGMDGLLWVTGGPFPKGPGYILRIAPDGTVEHWVDLPDAIFMNGCTFHPDGRTLLACESVTGRILAIDTRAPGRWSAWLVDERLKPEEPNFPGANGIKFRDGSAWISVSGRWLMLRTTLQPDGRPGPVESAFTSVLGDDFAFCASGSLYIATHLAQTVVRIDAAGNRATVAGPMEGAVGTTACAFGRAPDDKHALYVTTDGGFIVPFEGSIQDAKLLRLDVGEGGGWAQR from the coding sequence ATGACTGGCGTCGAAGCACCGGGAACTTGTGGCCATCACGACGGCGGCGAATTCTCGCCGGTGAAGGTTCGAACGGTGGCAACCTGGCCCGCCTCCACGTTCGTGGAGAATCTCGCGATCGATTCGACGGGAGCGGTTTTCGTCAGTCTTTATTCCCACAACCGCATAGACCGCTACGATCCGGCGACGGAACGGATCGCCCCGTTCGCTGACCTGCCCGCCCCGCCGATGGGCCTCGCCTTCGGCATGGATGGCTTACTGTGGGTGACGGGCGGGCCCTTTCCGAAAGGCCCGGGTTACATCTTGAGGATCGCGCCGGACGGCACGGTTGAACATTGGGTCGATCTCCCCGACGCGATCTTTATGAATGGCTGTACCTTTCACCCTGACGGTCGAACGCTGTTGGCCTGCGAAAGCGTGACGGGACGAATTTTGGCCATTGACACGCGCGCCCCCGGCCGTTGGTCGGCTTGGCTCGTTGATGAACGTCTCAAACCAGAGGAGCCGAATTTCCCCGGCGCGAACGGCATCAAGTTTCGAGATGGCTCGGCCTGGATCAGCGTATCCGGCCGCTGGCTAATGCTGCGAACGACGTTGCAGCCCGACGGGCGGCCCGGGCCTGTCGAGTCGGCGTTCACCAGCGTGCTAGGCGACGACTTTGCCTTCTGTGCTTCTGGCTCGCTCTACATAGCCACGCATCTCGCGCAGACGGTGGTTCGCATCGACGCGGCTGGAAATCGCGCGACGGTGGCGGGGCCGATGGAGGGTGCGGTCGGAACAACTGCCTGCGCTTTCGGACGCGCGCCCGACGACAAGCATGCGCTTTACGTCACGACCGACGGCGGCTTCATTGTCCCTTTCGAAGGCAGCATCCAGGACGCGAAACTTCTGCGTCTCGACGTCGGCGAGGGGGGGGGGTGGGCGCAACGATAA
- a CDS encoding SDR family oxidoreductase, which produces MFEANLLEGKRILVTGGGTGLGKSMARRVLELGAEVAIAGRRKAVLDEAAEELIKDTGGKVKAYELDIRVPDQIEAVVEQLWRDGPLDGLVNNAAGNFISRTEDLSPRGFDAVANIVLHGTFYVTNAIGKRWIASGHEGTVLSILATWVWTGSPFVTPSSMSKAGIAAMTKGLAVEWGPRGIRLNAIAPGPFRVENSVARGSWSMAGGTLATDKIPMRRNGDRTELADLAVFLLSDRCAYINGAVIAIDGGQWLNNPGTYARYSNLNDEDWKRLRTQSLQPSRERTTPTA; this is translated from the coding sequence ATGTTTGAGGCAAATCTCTTAGAGGGTAAGCGCATTCTTGTAACGGGTGGCGGCACCGGGCTCGGCAAGTCGATGGCCCGCCGCGTTCTCGAACTGGGCGCCGAAGTTGCGATCGCCGGCCGCCGAAAGGCGGTGCTCGACGAGGCGGCTGAAGAGTTGATCAAGGACACCGGTGGCAAAGTAAAGGCGTACGAGCTGGACATCCGCGTACCGGATCAGATTGAGGCGGTGGTCGAGCAGCTTTGGCGCGACGGCCCGCTGGATGGGCTTGTCAACAATGCGGCCGGCAACTTCATCTCGCGAACCGAAGATCTCAGCCCTCGCGGTTTCGATGCAGTTGCCAACATCGTACTGCACGGTACGTTTTACGTGACCAATGCCATTGGCAAGCGCTGGATTGCGAGCGGTCACGAGGGAACGGTCCTCTCGATTCTTGCCACATGGGTCTGGACGGGCTCTCCCTTTGTGACGCCGTCTTCGATGTCCAAAGCAGGAATTGCCGCCATGACGAAGGGTCTTGCGGTGGAGTGGGGGCCGAGGGGAATCCGGCTCAATGCCATAGCGCCGGGACCCTTTCGGGTCGAGAACAGCGTAGCCCGGGGGTCGTGGAGTATGGCGGGCGGCACGTTGGCGACGGACAAGATTCCGATGCGCCGGAACGGCGATCGCACTGAACTTGCTGACTTGGCGGTATTTCTACTCTCCGATCGATGTGCCTATATCAATGGCGCGGTCATTGCGATCGATGGGGGGCAGTGGCTGAACAATCCTGGCACGTATGCTCGTTACAGCAATCTCAACGATGAAGATTGGAAGCGGCTTCGTACTCAGTCTTTGCAGCCGAGCCGCGAGCGAACAACGCCGACCGCTTGA
- a CDS encoding TetR/AcrR family transcriptional regulator — MAIKQDEDVARAKIVETIDRLFYRQGIRAVGVDTIVAELGISKKTLYRLFRSKSEMIEVYLRGRFHPFPENLDKPPAEQILSNFAWLERSLSSKKDYRGCAFLNALAELGEDERDSRDLAAHYKDSRRLWFRNLLSKLDVDDPDTLATQLCLLVDGAYSAMLTRRNPSATRAAIAAARVLLKNAGVNLAYAPAQDGAGEPAAELVAPRSSKRRQVT; from the coding sequence ATGGCAATAAAGCAGGACGAAGACGTTGCCCGCGCTAAAATCGTGGAGACGATCGATCGCCTATTCTATCGGCAGGGTATCCGTGCCGTCGGCGTCGACACGATCGTGGCTGAACTCGGCATCAGCAAAAAGACCCTGTATCGGCTTTTCCGTTCGAAGAGCGAAATGATCGAGGTCTATCTCCGTGGCCGGTTTCATCCCTTTCCAGAGAATTTGGACAAACCGCCAGCCGAGCAAATCCTTTCCAATTTCGCATGGCTTGAAAGGTCGCTTTCTTCAAAGAAGGATTATAGGGGCTGCGCCTTTCTCAACGCCCTCGCCGAACTCGGGGAAGACGAGCGCGATTCGAGGGACCTTGCCGCTCATTACAAGGACAGCCGCCGCTTGTGGTTTCGAAATCTGCTGTCCAAACTCGATGTTGACGATCCGGACACGCTCGCAACCCAACTTTGCTTACTCGTCGACGGTGCATATTCGGCCATGCTGACCCGACGCAACCCTTCTGCAACGCGAGCCGCGATAGCTGCCGCGCGAGTCCTTCTGAAGAATGCGGGTGTGAATCTCGCTTACGCGCCCGCTCAAGATGGCGCAGGCGAACCGGCTGCCGAACTCGTCGCACCCAGAAGTTCAAAGCGTCGCCAAGTCACATAG